One Pleurocapsa minor HA4230-MV1 DNA segment encodes these proteins:
- the mnmE gene encoding tRNA uridine-5-carboxymethylaminomethyl(34) synthesis GTPase MnmE — MIQGETIVAIATAVLPQQGSVGIVRLSGIKSLAIAKSLFHSTGKQEWSSHRILYGHIRDPQTKQIVDEALLMLMLQPRSFTREDVVEFHCHGGIMAVQEVLQLCVAQGARLAQPGEFSLRAFLNGRIDLTQAESIAELVSAQSKKASQIALAGLQGKLGSPIRDLRTTCLDILAEVEARIDFADDLPPLNEAQIEQQLENVLAQVNQILATAEQGELLRNGLKVAIVGCPNVGKSSLLNAWSKSDRAIVTDLPGTTRDVIESTLVVGGIPIQVLDTAGIRETTDTVEKIGVERSRNAAKDADLVLLTVDASLGWTDRDGEIYEQVKDRPLILVINKADLASPESLDCPQDMAYKVYTSATHHQGITDLETAIIALAHQGKVMAANPEVAVNQRQASALTRARVALQQVQETISNQLPLDFWTIDLREAIQALGEITGEEVTESVLDRIFSRFCIGK; from the coding sequence ATGATTCAAGGAGAAACCATTGTAGCGATCGCCACTGCCGTATTACCCCAACAAGGCAGCGTGGGCATTGTACGCCTATCAGGTATCAAATCTTTGGCGATCGCTAAATCCTTATTTCACTCGACGGGGAAGCAGGAATGGTCATCTCATCGCATTCTTTATGGTCATATTCGCGATCCCCAAACCAAACAGATAGTAGATGAAGCACTGCTAATGTTAATGTTGCAACCTCGTTCTTTTACCCGTGAGGATGTCGTAGAATTTCACTGTCATGGCGGAATTATGGCGGTGCAAGAGGTTTTACAGCTATGTGTGGCTCAAGGAGCAAGATTAGCCCAACCAGGAGAGTTTAGTCTCAGAGCTTTTCTCAACGGCAGAATTGATTTAACTCAGGCTGAAAGTATTGCTGAACTAGTATCAGCCCAATCGAAAAAGGCCTCCCAGATAGCTTTAGCAGGTTTGCAGGGTAAATTAGGCAGTCCCATTCGGGATCTCAGAACAACTTGTTTAGATATCTTGGCAGAAGTAGAAGCCCGCATCGACTTTGCTGACGATCTTCCTCCACTGAATGAAGCCCAAATCGAACAGCAACTAGAGAATGTTTTGGCTCAAGTAAATCAGATCTTAGCAACAGCAGAACAGGGTGAATTGCTGAGAAATGGTTTAAAAGTGGCGATCGTTGGCTGCCCTAACGTGGGTAAGTCCAGTTTACTCAACGCCTGGAGCAAAAGCGATCGCGCCATTGTCACCGACTTACCAGGAACAACCCGCGATGTGATCGAGTCGACTCTAGTAGTTGGTGGGATTCCTATTCAGGTACTGGATACCGCAGGAATTAGGGAGACTACTGATACTGTAGAAAAAATTGGTGTAGAGCGATCGCGCAATGCGGCCAAAGATGCTGATTTAGTTCTCTTGACAGTCGATGCTTCTTTAGGTTGGACAGATCGGGATGGGGAGATATATGAGCAGGTTAAAGATAGACCTTTAATTCTGGTGATCAATAAAGCGGATCTAGCTTCACCTGAATCTTTAGATTGTCCCCAGGACATGGCATACAAGGTTTATACCAGTGCTACCCATCATCAGGGTATCACCGACCTAGAGACGGCAATTATCGCCTTGGCTCATCAGGGAAAAGTAATGGCAGCTAACCCAGAGGTAGCAGTAAATCAAAGACAGGCATCAGCCTTAACTAGAGCCAGAGTAGCGCTACAACAGGTACAGGAAACCATCTCTAATCAACTGCCCTTAGACTTTTGGACAATTGACCTTAGGGAGGCAATTCAAGCATTAGGAGAGATTACGGGAGAAGAAGTTACCGAATCTGTACTAGATCGCATCTTCAGCCGTTTTTGCATCGGTAAATAA
- a CDS encoding sugar transferase — MIIVCLLVIGDILGLLLCFDLALRLRVSQPLDLGMPILYALIAMYLFGLYLTDTYKLNREVSGVRLSERAILGIIAAVTAVTSLVYITGLWGSEPIVGRGVLLISVGLFLIWAVVSRAIVDGWLKANQQSSRFLVLGDDQKVVEFGKEHRKLNSQAEFVSFADFAGEDSYTPARSSARTAVVDRVGSLSSTWKQQYWSGILIDGAERSLSQQMVRDLMDMRLQGVYVYSIADFCEQFWQKIPPAYVQDDWFAFTSGFNILHNRIKAKLKQLIDIVVAAVMIIVSLPITLPTAIAIKFSSPGPIFYSQVRTGLNGKKFRVYKFRSMCQNAESKGVQWAKEKDPRITKIGSFIRLTRIDELPQLWNVFKGEMSLVGPRPERPEFDMQLREQIPYYDVRYLVKPGITGWAQVCYPYGASVEDAYQKVAYDLYYIKNYSLLMDLAIAFKTLRVVLLGKGR; from the coding sequence ATGATCATAGTCTGCTTGTTGGTCATTGGAGATATCCTTGGTTTACTGTTGTGCTTTGACCTAGCTCTTCGGCTACGAGTTTCACAACCTCTAGATTTAGGGATGCCAATTCTCTATGCTTTGATTGCTATGTATTTATTTGGATTATATTTAACCGATACTTATAAGCTCAATCGGGAAGTTTCAGGAGTTCGTCTCTCAGAAAGAGCAATACTGGGTATTATTGCTGCGGTAACAGCAGTAACTTCTCTGGTTTACATTACAGGGTTATGGGGTAGTGAGCCGATTGTCGGTAGGGGTGTCTTATTAATTAGTGTTGGTTTATTTTTAATTTGGGCTGTAGTTAGCAGAGCAATTGTTGATGGATGGCTCAAAGCAAATCAGCAATCTAGCCGATTTCTAGTACTAGGTGATGATCAAAAAGTTGTCGAGTTTGGTAAAGAACACCGCAAATTAAACTCTCAGGCTGAATTTGTTTCTTTTGCCGATTTTGCTGGTGAAGATTCTTATACTCCTGCTAGATCCAGCGCAAGAACAGCGGTAGTCGATCGAGTTGGTAGCCTCAGCTCTACTTGGAAACAGCAGTACTGGTCAGGAATTCTCATTGACGGTGCGGAAAGAAGCTTATCCCAGCAAATGGTTAGAGATTTGATGGACATGAGACTGCAAGGAGTTTATGTATATAGTATTGCTGATTTCTGTGAACAATTTTGGCAAAAAATTCCTCCTGCATACGTTCAGGATGACTGGTTTGCTTTCACTTCTGGGTTCAACATTTTACACAACAGAATTAAAGCTAAATTAAAACAGTTAATTGATATTGTGGTGGCAGCGGTAATGATTATTGTTTCTCTACCAATCACCCTGCCTACAGCGATCGCCATCAAGTTCAGTAGTCCAGGCCCGATTTTCTATTCTCAAGTGAGAACTGGCTTAAACGGCAAGAAGTTTCGTGTGTACAAATTTCGCTCAATGTGCCAAAATGCTGAGTCGAAAGGAGTTCAATGGGCAAAAGAAAAAGATCCTCGCATCACTAAAATTGGTTCTTTTATTCGCCTCACGAGAATTGATGAATTGCCTCAGCTTTGGAATGTCTTTAAAGGGGAAATGAGTCTAGTTGGGCCTCGTCCTGAGCGACCTGAATTCGATATGCAGCTAAGAGAACAAATTCCTTATTATGATGTCCGCTACTTAGTTAAGCCTGGAATTACTGGCTGGGCGCAGGTTTGTTATCCTTATGGTGCTTCAGTTGAAGATGCCTATCAAAAAGTGGCTTACGATCTTTACTACATCAAGAACTATTCTTTATTGATGGATTTGGCGATCGCTTTTAAAACCTTAAGAGTAGTACTGTTAGGTAAAGGTAGATAA
- a CDS encoding IctB family putative bicarbonate transporter produces MKSAWSIITLSKPQLNQWLKGSYLSRFSGWLSDWRQSSWLFQWSEAIGAALISIVFLLAPYTSTSLIGLLLVAVAGYWIINTLTAAQRAIITPIHVLVFLYWCVATVATAFSPVKSAAFNGWVTLTLYLILFALAAQILRSPKLFNWIITSYLLTALVVSSYGVRQEFFGVQQLATWNDPNSPLANDTRVYSYLGNPNLLGGYLLPAIALSLAAIFVWQGWVQKTLAVIMTAVNSACLYFTDSRGAWLAMAVLIGVLLLLFYAWWREYLPRFWQIWLLPLVFGSLAGLLIIAFITLEPLRLRLMSIFAGREDSSNNFRINVWEACFQIIRDYPVIGIGPGHDAFNQIYPRYMNSRYPALSAYSVYLEHIVEMGYLGFGCFLWLVTVTCNHGLQQISRLRQTRNKRGLYLIAAIAATVSLAFHGFVDTVWYRPQINTVWWLILAIVASFYEDVNQVSNTAKVYS; encoded by the coding sequence ATGAAATCGGCTTGGTCAATCATCACCCTCTCAAAACCTCAGTTAAATCAGTGGCTCAAGGGAAGTTATCTCTCTCGATTTTCTGGCTGGCTCTCAGACTGGCGACAGAGCAGTTGGCTATTTCAGTGGTCTGAAGCCATCGGTGCTGCTTTAATCAGTATCGTGTTTTTACTTGCTCCTTATACTTCTACATCTCTCATTGGCTTGCTGTTGGTTGCAGTGGCTGGATACTGGATTATTAATACCCTCACGGCAGCTCAAAGAGCCATAATCACCCCGATACATGTTCTGGTTTTCTTGTATTGGTGTGTCGCCACGGTTGCCACTGCCTTTTCTCCAGTCAAGTCTGCTGCTTTCAATGGTTGGGTTACGCTAACTTTGTATTTAATTCTCTTTGCCCTGGCTGCTCAAATATTGCGATCGCCCAAGCTATTTAACTGGATCATCACCAGCTATCTGTTAACTGCTCTAGTGGTTAGCTCCTATGGTGTGCGTCAAGAGTTTTTTGGCGTACAGCAACTGGCAACTTGGAACGATCCTAATTCTCCTCTAGCTAATGATACTAGGGTGTATAGCTATTTGGGTAATCCTAATTTGCTGGGAGGTTATTTATTGCCAGCGATCGCTTTGAGTCTAGCTGCGATCTTTGTCTGGCAGGGTTGGGTGCAAAAAACCTTAGCGGTAATTATGACGGCGGTAAATTCAGCTTGTTTGTATTTTACCGATAGTCGTGGTGCTTGGCTGGCAATGGCAGTGTTAATTGGCGTATTATTACTGTTGTTTTACGCTTGGTGGCGCGAGTATCTGCCCCGATTCTGGCAAATTTGGCTTTTACCGTTGGTCTTTGGCTCTTTAGCAGGACTATTAATCATCGCCTTTATTACTTTAGAACCTTTACGCTTGAGATTAATGAGCATTTTTGCTGGGCGAGAAGACAGTAGTAATAATTTTCGGATTAATGTCTGGGAAGCCTGTTTTCAAATTATTAGAGATTATCCCGTAATCGGTATTGGGCCAGGACACGATGCTTTTAATCAAATTTATCCTCGCTACATGAACTCGCGCTACCCTGCTTTAAGCGCCTATTCTGTCTATCTAGAACATATTGTTGAGATGGGCTATCTTGGCTTTGGCTGCTTTTTGTGGCTGGTCACTGTTACCTGTAATCATGGTCTACAACAGATATCTCGCCTGCGCCAAACTAGAAACAAAAGAGGTCTGTATCTAATTGCTGCGATCGCTGCCACTGTTAGCCTTGCTTTTCACGGATTTGTTGATACAGTTTGGTATCGCCCTCAAATAAACACGGTTTGGTGGTTGATTTTGGCGATTGTCGCCAGTTTCTATGAAGACGTTAATCAAGTAAGTAATACCGCAAAAGTATATTCTTGA
- a CDS encoding GAF domain-containing protein, with protein MAKPKNQLFCRLDGLTPTVRTEQRLATLNELGLMVQQAVPILEETTQKAASFVHAPISILSLVVEDELWFKSAVGLSAIDLTNQLATQRKISLQESFSTYVIDSQQPLSIANTFNHATFTHSILTQHYGIKAYLGVPLVTASGVCIGTLEVMDWVTREFDDRDIDHLALLASWCLGEFERNQMLQTQSGKSISSSLQPLWQSTNTEASLSREQLAVIEQSELRLDPTRTSPIKLKLLAQLTQELKTPLTSVIGMASVLHREVYGPLTVKQKEYLEIIHDSGQNLIGLVDEIVSLGVLNDRSSELNPTTVDIEMLSQQVINSLEDLSKQYQQTLRFSIEPGNRLWTLDKDKIRQALYYLIASILAMSEPGGELQIHVSQRSQALNIAVTISHPWLGNDFGETKLHGHGVTQALGFNQNFESGQISRGIMTPHNHPILTSSALMMVINDENNLDKNTDKIPRDLLSLLFCCHLTEMHGGRVIVQGSPSSGYRYVLQIPPTKSVKSVQT; from the coding sequence ATGGCTAAACCGAAAAACCAGCTTTTTTGCCGTTTAGATGGTCTGACTCCTACCGTCAGAACAGAACAGAGATTAGCTACGCTCAATGAACTTGGCTTGATGGTTCAACAAGCAGTGCCAATTTTAGAAGAAACTACGCAAAAAGCAGCAAGTTTTGTCCATGCGCCAATCAGCATTTTAAGCTTGGTTGTGGAAGATGAACTGTGGTTTAAGTCAGCGGTAGGTTTATCAGCTATTGATTTAACTAATCAACTGGCTACTCAAAGAAAAATATCGCTTCAAGAGTCTTTTAGTACCTATGTGATTGATAGCCAACAGCCTCTATCGATTGCTAACACTTTTAATCATGCCACTTTTACCCATAGCATTCTCACTCAGCATTACGGCATCAAAGCCTATTTGGGAGTTCCTTTAGTTACAGCTTCAGGGGTTTGTATTGGAACTTTAGAAGTAATGGATTGGGTAACAAGAGAGTTTGACGATCGAGACATAGATCACCTGGCGTTACTTGCTAGTTGGTGTCTGGGAGAATTTGAACGAAATCAAATGCTCCAAACTCAATCAGGCAAATCAATCAGCTCCTCCCTACAACCTCTGTGGCAGAGTACTAATACTGAAGCTTCACTGTCAAGGGAGCAACTAGCTGTAATCGAACAATCTGAATTGAGATTAGACCCTACCAGAACTAGCCCGATTAAGCTCAAATTACTGGCACAGTTAACTCAAGAGCTAAAAACCCCCCTAACTTCGGTCATTGGCATGGCTAGTGTACTGCACCGAGAAGTATACGGCCCTTTGACAGTTAAACAGAAAGAGTATTTAGAAATTATTCATGATAGTGGTCAAAATTTAATTGGTTTAGTTGATGAAATAGTCAGTCTGGGAGTTTTAAACGATCGCAGTTCTGAGCTGAATCCGACAACCGTAGATATTGAAATGTTGTCTCAGCAAGTAATTAATAGTCTGGAGGATCTATCTAAACAATACCAGCAGACATTGAGATTTTCCATCGAGCCAGGAAATCGGCTTTGGACTTTAGATAAAGATAAAATTCGCCAAGCTCTCTATTATCTGATCGCCAGCATTTTAGCCATGTCAGAACCTGGAGGCGAACTCCAAATTCATGTTTCTCAACGTAGTCAAGCCTTAAACATTGCCGTTACTATTTCTCATCCCTGGCTAGGAAATGATTTTGGCGAGACCAAACTCCATGGTCATGGAGTGACTCAAGCACTAGGTTTTAATCAAAATTTTGAAAGCGGCCAAATATCGAGAGGTATTATGACTCCTCATAATCACCCAATCTTGACTTCTTCGGCTTTGATGATGGTAATTAACGATGAAAATAATTTAGACAAGAATACTGATAAAATTCCTCGCGATCTCTTGAGTTTATTATTTTGCTGTCATTTGACAGAAATGCACGGAGGAAGAGTGATTGTCCAGGGTTCTCCTAGTTCGGGTTATCGTTATGTATTACAAATTCCACCCACTAAGTCGGTTAAGTCGGTTCAAACCTAA
- a CDS encoding GUN4 domain-containing protein: MQNISSINHSIYLESEQNQLKIVDRLLESESDLQTLMGWMIDTQEQSENLALGKAYHALYLNPNPKIQEFLQQNFPLGVVPLESTQEVDYRPLQQLLAQQNFQDADVLTLQKMCELAGTAAVERKWIYFTEVVNLPSADLITLDRLWLMSSAGKFGFSVQRRIWLSVGKDFTKLWTKINWKSGNVWTRYPQEFTWDLSAPKGHLPLSNQLRGVRVIDAIFAHPAWTKQD; this comes from the coding sequence AATCATTCAATATATTTAGAATCTGAACAAAATCAATTAAAAATAGTCGATCGACTATTAGAATCTGAGTCAGATCTACAAACTCTGATGGGGTGGATGATTGATACCCAAGAACAGTCAGAAAACTTAGCCTTGGGCAAAGCATATCACGCACTGTATCTTAATCCCAATCCCAAGATCCAAGAATTTTTGCAGCAGAACTTTCCACTTGGGGTTGTACCTTTAGAATCGACCCAAGAAGTTGACTATCGACCATTACAGCAGTTACTGGCACAGCAAAATTTTCAGGACGCTGATGTGTTAACTTTGCAAAAAATGTGTGAATTAGCGGGGACTGCTGCGGTAGAACGCAAGTGGATTTACTTTACCGAAGTCGTTAACCTGCCGAGTGCTGATTTAATCACTTTAGATCGACTTTGGCTCATGTCTTCCGCTGGTAAATTCGGGTTTTCGGTACAGAGACGTATTTGGTTGTCTGTAGGCAAGGATTTTACTAAATTATGGACAAAAATCAACTGGAAATCTGGTAACGTTTGGACTCGTTATCCTCAAGAGTTTACCTGGGATTTATCCGCGCCAAAGGGTCACTTACCTTTATCCAATCAGCTACGGGGAGTTAGGGTAATTGATGCTATTTTTGCTCATCCAGCTTGGACAAAGCAAGATTAA